ACTGTCATACACAGAATTCCTGTATCTTCTTGGATTTTTGTATCGATGCTATCTTACTACTGCTTGATTTATTCACTCAGTAATACATTGTTTAAATGACAACAGCTTTAAATAAGTATATATCTAATAATAGAGTGTGTCTTCTCTATTTGCTTTGTCAAGTTTGTTTCAGCTACTTGTGTTTCTTTACTTTTCCACATAAAATTTTTGGATAAGTTTGTGAAGTTCCTTAAAATAAAACTGATGTAAACTTCAAGTGGAAGTATATTAAACTTAGCGATTTGGgagagaaattatatttttacaatgtcaaGTCTTTTCAgacaaaatatcatttttcagGTGCCTTTCAACATGTTTTATAACTTGATGAAGACCTCAATTCATTGTTGTGTTTATTCTTAGATTTTTCTATCAACATGTTTTCTaattaactattttttgtataagTTATTTTTATAGTTCTTCATTGATACTTGGTTTTCCCAATCTTGTTTTTCTTACTTAATACATTGGCTAGGAGCTCAAGTATTGTGTTGTTATGCTGATGGCAGATACCTTGTTTCAGATTTCAATGAGAATTCTGATTAAATATTATCAGTAAGATGTCTGCTGAAAGTTTCTGATAATCAgctttttcattatataatttgTCACCTTGGAAGAATTCTCTAATGTTTCATAAATTTGTGGCTTTTTCAGAAGGCTATCCCACATTCATAGTTTTCTACTCTGGAAGTGATCATGTAACATGCAATGAGGTGTTAATTCCTTCAGAAGGCTTTGCCATATTCACAGTATTCATAGGGTTTCTAATGAGTATGAATTCTCTGGTGTCTAACAAGGTGTGACTTTTGGCTGAAAGCCTTGCCACACTCAATACAGTGATAGGGCTTCTCACCTGTATGTTTTCTCATATGAAGGGTAAGAGATGAGATTTgagagaaggcttttccacatttaCTGCAGTCGAAGGGTTTCTCACCTGTATGTCCTCGTATATGTATAGTAAGGGATGAACTTTGGgagaaggcttttccacatttattacattcatagggtttttcacCTGTATGACCTCTCATGTGCACAATAAGGGAAGTTCTTTGAgagaaggctttcccacattcattacatacATAGGGCTTCTCACCTGTGTGACTTCTCATATGTAAATTAAGCAGTGAGCACTGAGAGAAGGCTTTACCACATTTGTCACATTCATAAGGCTTTTCCCCTGTATGACTTCTCAAATGAAGGGTAAGGGATGCAATTTGAGAGAAGGCTTTACCACATTCATTACAAtcgtaaggtttctctccagtatgaacttTTTGATGTGTAATAAAGTTTTGCTTTTGGCTGAAGGCTTTACCACATTCAttgcattcatagggtttctctccagaaTGAATTTTTTCATGAGCAATGAGATTGGATTTCTGgctaaaggctttcccacattccttacatatATAGGGTTTTTccccagtatgaattctctggtGTCTAACAAGATTTGACATCTGtataaaagctttcccacattcattacactcATAAGGTTTCTCTCTAGTATGGATTTTCTGGTGTGTAATGAAGTTTTTCTTGTGGCTGAAGGCTTTTCtgcattccttacattcatagggtttctcaccagtgtgaCTTCTCATATGTACAGTAAGGGCTGAGCTTTgagagaaggcttttccacactcattacattcatagggtttttcacCTGTATGAATTCTAACATGTATAATAAGCATGGAAAACTGAGAGAAGGCTTTACCACATTTATCACATTTATAAGGTTTTTCTCCTGTATGACTTCTCATATGAAGAGCAAGAGATGCAATTCGAGGGAAGGCTTTACCACATTCATTACATGCATAAGGTTTCTCCCCAGTATGAACTTTCTGATGTGCAATGAGGCTTTGCTTCTGGCTGAATGCTTTTCCACACTCAttacattcataaggtttctctccagtgtgaatttttTCATGATCAATAAGATTTGATTTCTGGCTGAAGGACTTCTCACATTCCTTACATGcatagggcttctctccagtatgaattctttgatGTCTAATGAGATTTGACATTTTAATGAAAGCTTtaccacattcattacatttgtaagACTGCTCCCTACTGTgaattttataatgtttaataAGTTTTTCCTTGTGACTGAAGGCTTTTTTACAGTTACTACATTCATAGGGCTTTTCTCCACTATGAATTCTCAGATGTCTGATGAGGTCCAAAGTTTGATTGAAGCCTTTTCCACAATGATTACACTTAAAGGGAGTAATGACAAAATGGGATGAGCTGTTAGCATATGATTTCACAGGTTCATTATATTCACAATGTTCCTTTCTTATAAGGCATTTAGCATTATTATGACAGTCAAAATTATGTTCTAAACACTTTCCAAATAAGTCATACTCATAGAGATTGTGTCTGGAAGGGAAAAAATCAGAGTTCAGAGGAAATACATTTGCAAATTTCTTTTGACATTCATTGCCTTTTTCTTCAGTCAGTGTTTTCTGGAATTTAACTTCAACTTGTCTCAAAAGTCTGTCCTGGTTTTTCTGATGCTCATCAACTCCCCATATTTCTCCTAAAACagattgaaaataaatatcacttacaattttttttccaatatcGTAATATgaagaacattttgaaaaatatgcaattgtgagccgagatcgcgccactgcactccagcctggggcacagagcaagactccgcgtcaaaaaaaaaaaaaaaaaaaaaaattgcaattatGGGACTGATTATTGGTTTAAGCCCCAGTCTCCCACTACTAAAAAATTTTCAAGTGCATATATCTCTTATCTCTGAAGTTTTGAGAAGGAAATTCAGGAAAGGAAATATGAGTGGAGGCatgtatttataaatacaaatagCTTTGATTGCTTTAAAAAAGGATTTGATAGAAAACAAATTGGTAAATAAATAGGAGATGCAGAATGTACAAATAAAGTAAGAAGAAATAattacagagaaaaaacaaaaacaggaagctAAAACCTATAAGATCATTTTGCAGGactctattaaaatacatttttataatctaAACGTTTCTGGATTGTaaattaccaaaactgactcTACAAGATTCAGAAAACTTATCTAAATCAgttttcataaaatgaaaagaaatatgaaaagtaataccctaaaacaaaacaaaaaggaaaaacccaGAGATTCACATGAAAATTCTAACAGATTTAAAGAACAACTCCTGTGCTGTCTAAAatgttctgaaagaaaaaatagaaaaattcccaatgtttttgtatatgaaaaaaatatattaatacaaaaacCTGACAAAGATGACACACCAAAAAAGGAAACTATCCAATTTCATTTATGAAAACCAATGTAAAAATTCTATGTAAAACATCAAAATGacccaaaaggaaaaaagtgacCCAGAAGTACATTAAATATAAGATATATCATATTTGAGTTGAGTCCATTTTTTCCAGGGATATGTTTCAATAATAGAAAGTATATTACTAAAAGTAAATACATTAATGAAAATGGCAagtaatgacatttaaaaaaatggaaaagtcaaGTAATCAATTCTGTAGATATTAAGATCATAAAActctatttttcattaaaaaatcctttatataaaataggaacaaataacatttaatttgAGAATAAACTACAGTACAGCCCAAACACCAGCCCTTTACTTAATGGAAAACATTCAGAAGCATTCACATTAAagtcagaaataagaaaagatgagTTGTTGTCACCACTCATTGCAGTACTAGGTAGTACaattaaataagagaaataaatcagaggtatgaaaattaagaaaagagtTTGCCCCTCTTAATTAAAAGGtgtgagtgcagtggctcatgcctgtaatcctagcactttgggaggctgaggcaaacagatctcttgagcccacgagttcaaaaccagactgagccacatggcaaaaccccatctctaccaaagatacaaaaattatcttggcgtagtggtgcacacctgtagtgccagctactagggaggctgagatgggaggatcacctgggaggtcaaggttgcagtgagcagagatcaccgCTGCTGTCTAGCCTGGGAGAAAGaataagactgtgtctcaaaaaacaaaacaaaacaaaaaaaaaaggaaaagaaaatgaaaattaacattATTTGTCAGAAACAAAACTGTTTACCTGAAAAATCAAGTCATCTGAACAATTATGAAAAGTAAGAAATTCACTACATATCAatcaatattcatttttaaaaaccttcataTACAAACAACTACAGTCATCCCTCATTATCTACtggggactggttccaggacctcccatggataccaaaatccatggatgctcaatgCCTTGCATAAAATGATAAAGCATTTTCATATAACCTATACGTATCTTTCCATATACTTTAATctccagattacttataatacttaatacaatataaatgctatgtaaatcgttatactataattttaaatttgtatttttttattgttgtattgttattttttgttgcttttttcccctgaatattttcaatctgtaATTGCAGAAAGCATGGATAGAAAGGGCTGACTATATTCAGAAATTATAGAATTAAAAACTACATTTATAATGACaacaaaaagtatgaaaaatatacaaaaatttaaaatgtccaaaAACCATacgaagaaaactttaaaatgaacACATAGACTTGAAGAAATGGAAtggtgttatggactgaattgaattgaattgacgTCCTAACTCTTCGTGCCTCAGAATGAGGCCTCATTTAGATATAGGGTCACTGAAGATGAAATTAGGTTAAGATGAGGTCAAACTGGAATAAGAGAAGCCCCAATGCAATATGACTTGTGTTCTTACAAAAAGAATGCTACACAAAGAGACAAGAGACACAGAAGAAATGCCATGCAAAGATGGAGAGACAGAGTAGAGTTTTGCTGCCACAAACCGAGGAATGTCTGGGAAtaccagaagctgaaagaggcaaggaagaatccttccctacaggtttcagagggagtatggccctactgacaccttgattttagatttctggcctccagaactgtgagaacatttttttttattttttattttttagagacagattcTCAGTCTGTAGCCCAAGTTGGAGCGtactggtgcaatctcggctcactgcaaccttcaactctggggctcaagcgattctcgtgcctcagcctcccgagtagctgggactaggggcgtgcaccaccacacccagttaatttttttgtatttttagtagatatgggttttcaccatgttgccctgggtggtctcgaactcctgagctcaggtgatccacccacctcggcctctcaaagtggtggcccatgcctggccaattccTGTTATTTCTGTTACcaagtttgtggtattttgtttcagcagccctaggaaactaagaCAAAAGGCATTAAAGGATTTTACATGAGAAAATTCAACAGCATAAAGATGACATTCACAAGTTAATATATCAGTTTAAAGGAGtttcaataaaaatgtttgaaaatagaaTAGCTCAAAGGAAAATGATACTGGGGGTGCCACCATAGACAGGAAAAATGTGTAAGAGAATAATTACTTTTCAAACTATATCCTTTTCTACTTTAGAAGGTCTGttctggctgggtgcgatggcacatgcctgtaatcccagcaggttgaggcggatggatcatgaggtcaggagttcaagactagcctggccaacatagtgaaaccccatctctactaaaaatacaaaaattagccgggcgtggtggcgcgtgcctgtagtcccagctacatgggaagctgaggcaggagaatcacttgaaccgggaggcggagattgcaatgaaccaagatcgtgccactatactccaacctgggtaacagagtgagactccatctcaaaaaaaaaatcatcatcaaaaaataaaaataaaaagttctgcTCCATGAGTATGTATTATATATCCAgtgtaaacaaataaaattgttcTGAACACTGCAATAatcaataaaatgagaagaaCCAATAGGAAGGTTAAAAACTGGATGACAGAATTGGAACATAAAACTGGAGAGGCCCACCTAGGTTACTTGTATAGGGGCAAATATAGtgagcagagggaaaaaaaataataagaagttGAGGTTAAATATGGTATAATAAATACATGAGTTTAGCTTGGATTCTATCCAAAAGTGCACTAATATTACAGTATCATGTAAAAGGCATAAACCAACGAAGACAAAGGCCATAACAGACAACAATGGATGATagatttaaacataattttagcAGATGGAAGAAGATGAAAGGACTGTTACCTAACAGAAGAACTGAGAACACTGAAACCCATGTGCCTGCAGACGAAGATGTCAAAAAGCAAGTTCCTACTATATAACTAAAGAAAGGCTGAGAAATCATGTACCACGAAAAGTGGGAATGAACAGGGGCCCTAAAAAACAAGAGAACTGAATGGAAGTCTATAAGGCAAACAATTGCCTGCATTGTGCTATGAGATGCCTATCACTCCCTAGAGAAGATGGGAGACTACTCTCTGCTTCTGGAGAAATGGAACCAGACAGACTCTAGAGTCAGGGACACCAGGCAGaagaatacagagaaaataaactgGCTCAAACAAGGAGAATAAGTGAAAGTTTACATACTTAATAAGGCTGAGATACTCAGTTCCGTATTGCTGCTTACTTCCAAtaggaaaatggaaatttttctcctctctgccggcatctgttattttttgcctttttaataatggccattatgactggtgtgaggtggtatctcattatggtgatttgcatttctctaacaatcagtgatgttgaactttctTTCATAAGCTTCTTGGCCATATTTATGtcttgaaaagtatctgttcatgtcctttcaatagggttgtttttttcttgtaaatttaagttccttatagatgctgggtaTTAGGCCtgtgtcagatgcatagtttgcaaatattttctcccattctgtaggttgtctgtttactgatAGTTTACATAAATAATCTTAACTAAATGTATtacaacaaatatacaaaaagataataaaataaaatctataaatcaataattcaaaatagaaaCATAGGCATACTTCAGAGATACTGTGGGTTCAGTTCCACACCACTACAATAAAGCATGTTACACAACTTTTTTGGTTCCCCactgcatataaaagttatgttggccgggtgtggtggctcacgactgtaatcccggcactttgggaggccgaggtaggtgaatcatttgaggtcaggggttcaagaccagcctggccaatatggtggtctctactaaaaattttaaaaaattagctgggcgtggtggcaggcgcctgtacacacccagctactgggaggctgaggcaggagaatcatttgaacccaggaggtagaggttgcagtgagccgagatcgcaccacagcactccaacctgggtgtctaagagagactccatctcaaaaaaaaccccaaaaaacaagtTAATACTATATACTCTAGTCTATTATGTATACAATAGCATCATGTCTAAAAAATGTACtacaccttaatttaaaaatattgctaaaaaaaagctaacaatcatctgaaccTTCCGTGAGTAATCTTTTTGCTGATAGGGGGTCttcctcaatgttgatggctgctgactaatcAAGGAGGGATTGCAGAATGTTGGGGTGGCTgtagcaatttcttttttcttttcttttcttgttttttttttttttttttttttttttgagatggaatctccctctgttgcccaggctggagtgcagtggctcaatctctgctcactgcaacttctgcctcctgggttcaagcgattctcctgcctcagcctcctgagtagctgggattacaggtgtgcaccaccatgccaggctaatttttattattattatttttagtagtgatggagtttcactaatGTTGGCCaagctactctcaaactcctgacctcgtgatccacccgcctcagcctcccaaagtgctgggattacagacatgggccactgcgcccggccgcaatTGCTTAAGATAACAATGAAGAGTCACATTGATTGACTTTTCTTTCACAAAAAGTTTATCTGTAGCATGTGATGATGTTTGATAGTACTTTACCcgcagtagaacttctttcaaaagtGTAGTCACTCCTCTCAAATCTTGCCACTGCCTTATCAATtatatttatggaatattctaaatcattGATTTCCACAATGtgcacagcatcttcaccaggagtagatccTGAAGAAAtgactttctttgttcatccataagaagTAATCCTTATCCCTGCTATCACGAGActacagcaattcagtcacatcttccgGCTCTACTTCTATTTCTACTTCTCTTGCTAGGGGCACATCTACAATaacttcctccactgaagccttgaacccttcaaagtcatccatgagtgTCAAATCAACCTCTTTCAAACTCCTGTTGATATTCTGATCTCCTCTCATGAGTCATGAATATTCATAATAGCACCTAGAATCATGAATCCTTTCCAGCCAGTTTTTAcactttttaatttactttacccagatccatcagaggaatcattaCCTATGGAAGCTACTACGTTacagaatgtatttcttttttttcttttttaaaaattattattatactttaagttctagggtacatgtgcataacatgcaggtttgttacatatgtatacttgtgccatgttggtgtgctgcacccatcaactcgtcatttacatcaggtataactccaaatgcaacccctcccccctccccatgataggccccggtgtgtgatgttccccttcccgagtccaagtgatctcattgttcagtttccacctatgagtgagaacatgcggcgtttggttttctgttcttgcgatagtttgctgagaatgatggtttccacctgcatccatgtccctacaaaggacacaaactcatccttttttaaggctgcatagtattccacggtgtatatgtgccacattttcttaatccagtctgtcactgatggacatttgggttgattccaagtctttgctattgtgaatagtgccgcaataaacatacgtgtgcatgtgtctttatagcagcatgatttataatcctttgggtatatacccagtaatgggatggctgggtcatatggtacttctagttctagatccttgaggaatcgccatactgttttccataatggttgaactagtttacaatctcactaacagtgtaaaagtgttctatttctccacatcctctccagcacctgttgtttcctgactttttaatgatcgccattctaactggtgtgagatggtatctcattgtggttttgatttgcatttctctgatggccagtgatgatgagcattttttcatgtgtctgttggctgtatgcatgtcttcttttgagaaatgtctgttcatatcctttgcccactttttgatggggttgtttgtttttttcttgtaaatctgtttgagttctttgtaggttctggatactagccctttatcagatgagtagattgcaaaaattttctaccattctgtaggttgcctgttcactctgatggtagattcttttgctgtgcagaagctctttagtttaattagatcccatttgtcaattttggcttttgttgccattgcttttagtgttttagacatgaagtccttgcccatgcctatgacctgaatggtattacctaggttttcttctagggtttttatggtattaggtctaacatttaagtctctaatccatcttgaattaattttcgtataaggagtaaggaaaggatccagtttcagctttctacttatggctagccaattttcccagcaccatttattaaataaggaatcctttccccatttcttgtttttctcaggtttgtcaaagatcagatggctgtagatgtgtggtattatttctgaggattctgttctgttccattggtctatatctctgttttggtactggtaccatgctgttttggttactgtagccttgtagtatagtttgaagtcaggtagcatgatgcctccagctttgttcttttgacttaggattgttttggcagtgtgggctcttttttggttccatatgaactttaaagcagttttttccaattctgtgaagaaactcattggtagcttgatggggatggcattgaatctataaattaccttgggcagtatggccattttcacgatattgattcttcctatccatgagcatggtatgttcttccatttgtttgtgtcctcttttatttcactgagcagtggtttgtagttctccttgaagaggtcctttacatcccttgtaagttggattcctaggtattttattctctttgaagcaattgtgaatggaagttcactcatgatttggctgtctgtctgtgactggtgtataagaatgcttgtaatttttgcacatttattttgtatcctgagactttgctgaagtttcttatcagcttaaggagatttggggctgagatgatggggttttctaaatatacaatcatgtcatctgcaaacagggacaatttgacttcttcttttcctaactgaataccctttatttctttctcttgcctgattgccctagccagaacttccaacactatgttgaataggagtggtgagagagggcatccctgtcttgtgccagttttcaaagggaatttttccagtttttgcccattcagtatgatattggctgtgggtttgtcataaatagctcttatgattttgagatacgttccatcaataccgaatttattgagcgtttttagcataaagggctgttgaattttgtcaaaggccttttctgcatctattaagataatcatgtggtttttgtctttggttctgtttatatgctggattacatttattgatttgcgtatgttgaaccagccttgcatcccagagatgaagcctacttgatcatggtggataagctttttgatgtgctgctggatccagtttgccagtattttattgaggatttttgcatcgatgttcatcagggatattggtctaaaattctctttttttgttgtgtctctgccaggctttggtatcaggatgatgttggcctcataaaatgagttagggaggattctctctttttctattgattggaatagtttcagaaggaatggtatcagctcctccttgtacctctggtagaattcagctgtgaatccatctggtcctggactttttttggttggtaggctattaattattgcctcaatttccgagcctgctattggtctattcagggattcagcttcttcctggtttagtcttgggagagtgtaagtgtctaggaaattatccatttcttctagattttctagtttatttgcgtagaggtgtttatagtattctctgatggtagtttgtatttctgtggggtcggtggtgatatcccctttatcattttttattgcgtctatttgattcttctctcttttcttctttattagtcttgctagcggtctatcagttttgttgatcttttcaaaaaaccaactcctggattcattgatttttttggagagttttttgtgtctctatctccttcagttctgatctgatctttgttatttcttgccttctgctagcttttgaatgtgtttgctcttgcttccctagttcttttaattgtgatgttagcgtgtcaattttagatctttccagctttctcttgtgggcatttagtgctataaatttccctctacacactgctttaaatgtgtcccagagattctggtatgttgtatctttgttctcattggtttcaaagaacatctttatttctgccttcatttcgttacgtacccagtagtcattcaggagcaggttattcagtttccatgtagttgagcagttttgattgagtttcttagtccagagttctagtttgattgcactgtggtctgagagacagtttgttataatttctgttcttgtacatttgctgaggagtgctttacttccaattatgtggtcaattttggaataagtgtgatgtggtgctgagaagaatgtatattctgttgatttggggtggagagttctgtagatgtctattaggtctgcttgctgcagagatgagttcaattcctggatatccttg
The sequence above is a segment of the Macaca nemestrina isolate mMacNem1 chromosome 20, mMacNem.hap1, whole genome shotgun sequence genome. Coding sequences within it:
- the LOC105495427 gene encoding zinc finger protein 569 isoform X3, which translates into the protein MTESQGTVTFKDVAIDFTQEEWKRLDPAQRNLYRNVMLENYNNLITVGYPFTKPDVIFKLEQEEEPWVMEEEVLRRHWKGEIWGVDEHQKNQDRLLRQVEVKFQKTLTEEKGNECQKKFANVFPLNSDFFPSRHNLYEYDLFGKCLEHNFDCHNNAKCLIRKEHCEYNEPVKSYANSSSHFVITPFKCNHCGKGFNQTLDLIRHLRIHSGEKPYECSNCKKAFSHKEKLIKHYKIHSREQSYKCNECGKAFIKMSNLIRHQRIHTGEKPYACKECEKSFSQKSNLIDHEKIHTGEKPYECNECGKAFSQKQSLIAHQKVHTGEKPYACNECGKAFPRIASLALHMRSHTGEKPYKCDKCGKAFSQFSMLIIHVRIHTGEKPYECNECGKAFSQSSALTVHMRSHTGEKPYECKECRKAFSHKKNFITHQKIHTREKPYECNECGKAFIQMSNLVRHQRIHTGEKPYICKECGKAFSQKSNLIAHEKIHSGEKPYECNECGKAFSQKQNFITHQKVHTGEKPYDCNECGKAFSQIASLTLHLRSHTGEKPYECDKCGKAFSQCSLLNLHMRSHTGEKPYVCNECGKAFSQRTSLIVHMRGHTGEKPYECNKCGKAFSQSSSLTIHIRGHTGEKPFDCSKCGKAFSQISSLTLHMRKHTGEKPYHCIECGKAFSQKSHLVRHQRIHTH
- the LOC105495427 gene encoding zinc finger protein 569 isoform X1, yielding MSCRSFLVCKISTEKSAARHIGASIDHPEAVRKSQPGQRGVADQSFPTGGKPYQGTVTFKDVAIDFTQEEWKRLDPAQRNLYRNVMLENYNNLITVGYPFTKPDVIFKLEQEEEPWVMEEEVLRRHWKGEIWGVDEHQKNQDRLLRQVEVKFQKTLTEEKGNECQKKFANVFPLNSDFFPSRHNLYEYDLFGKCLEHNFDCHNNAKCLIRKEHCEYNEPVKSYANSSSHFVITPFKCNHCGKGFNQTLDLIRHLRIHSGEKPYECSNCKKAFSHKEKLIKHYKIHSREQSYKCNECGKAFIKMSNLIRHQRIHTGEKPYACKECEKSFSQKSNLIDHEKIHTGEKPYECNECGKAFSQKQSLIAHQKVHTGEKPYACNECGKAFPRIASLALHMRSHTGEKPYKCDKCGKAFSQFSMLIIHVRIHTGEKPYECNECGKAFSQSSALTVHMRSHTGEKPYECKECRKAFSHKKNFITHQKIHTREKPYECNECGKAFIQMSNLVRHQRIHTGEKPYICKECGKAFSQKSNLIAHEKIHSGEKPYECNECGKAFSQKQNFITHQKVHTGEKPYDCNECGKAFSQIASLTLHLRSHTGEKPYECDKCGKAFSQCSLLNLHMRSHTGEKPYVCNECGKAFSQRTSLIVHMRGHTGEKPYECNKCGKAFSQSSSLTIHIRGHTGEKPFDCSKCGKAFSQISSLTLHMRKHTGEKPYHCIECGKAFSQKSHLVRHQRIHTH
- the LOC105495427 gene encoding zinc finger protein 569 isoform X4; this encodes MLENYNNLITVGYPFTKPDVIFKLEQEEEPWVMEEEVLRRHWKGEIWGVDEHQKNQDRLLRQVEVKFQKTLTEEKGNECQKKFANVFPLNSDFFPSRHNLYEYDLFGKCLEHNFDCHNNAKCLIRKEHCEYNEPVKSYANSSSHFVITPFKCNHCGKGFNQTLDLIRHLRIHSGEKPYECSNCKKAFSHKEKLIKHYKIHSREQSYKCNECGKAFIKMSNLIRHQRIHTGEKPYACKECEKSFSQKSNLIDHEKIHTGEKPYECNECGKAFSQKQSLIAHQKVHTGEKPYACNECGKAFPRIASLALHMRSHTGEKPYKCDKCGKAFSQFSMLIIHVRIHTGEKPYECNECGKAFSQSSALTVHMRSHTGEKPYECKECRKAFSHKKNFITHQKIHTREKPYECNECGKAFIQMSNLVRHQRIHTGEKPYICKECGKAFSQKSNLIAHEKIHSGEKPYECNECGKAFSQKQNFITHQKVHTGEKPYDCNECGKAFSQIASLTLHLRSHTGEKPYECDKCGKAFSQCSLLNLHMRSHTGEKPYVCNECGKAFSQRTSLIVHMRGHTGEKPYECNKCGKAFSQSSSLTIHIRGHTGEKPFDCSKCGKAFSQISSLTLHMRKHTGEKPYHCIECGKAFSQKSHLVRHQRIHTH
- the LOC105495427 gene encoding zinc finger protein 569 isoform X2; the protein is MDSARHHISHSTSAGPIPSQKEEEMTESQGTVTFKDVAIDFTQEEWKRLDPAQRNLYRNVMLENYNNLITVGYPFTKPDVIFKLEQEEEPWVMEEEVLRRHWKGEIWGVDEHQKNQDRLLRQVEVKFQKTLTEEKGNECQKKFANVFPLNSDFFPSRHNLYEYDLFGKCLEHNFDCHNNAKCLIRKEHCEYNEPVKSYANSSSHFVITPFKCNHCGKGFNQTLDLIRHLRIHSGEKPYECSNCKKAFSHKEKLIKHYKIHSREQSYKCNECGKAFIKMSNLIRHQRIHTGEKPYACKECEKSFSQKSNLIDHEKIHTGEKPYECNECGKAFSQKQSLIAHQKVHTGEKPYACNECGKAFPRIASLALHMRSHTGEKPYKCDKCGKAFSQFSMLIIHVRIHTGEKPYECNECGKAFSQSSALTVHMRSHTGEKPYECKECRKAFSHKKNFITHQKIHTREKPYECNECGKAFIQMSNLVRHQRIHTGEKPYICKECGKAFSQKSNLIAHEKIHSGEKPYECNECGKAFSQKQNFITHQKVHTGEKPYDCNECGKAFSQIASLTLHLRSHTGEKPYECDKCGKAFSQCSLLNLHMRSHTGEKPYVCNECGKAFSQRTSLIVHMRGHTGEKPYECNKCGKAFSQSSSLTIHIRGHTGEKPFDCSKCGKAFSQISSLTLHMRKHTGEKPYHCIECGKAFSQKSHLVRHQRIHTH